The following proteins are encoded in a genomic region of Lutra lutra chromosome 16, mLutLut1.2, whole genome shotgun sequence:
- the SEPTIN4 gene encoding septin-4 isoform X2 — MGSAQRSSMYRMVKTNKAGSKVAVSAPKGSEDTNTTPQREQGYILASSSRHASVQMSPSPHRRSEAGHLTTLHSTSDYPRSSSPQSGTGLAGTPIPRGSETRSKSETYRHPSPHRKGHQNQIASHGVQMQRNVSPSREESTRRGVESKPGRDMSNRYSLIPDAKSSRRLSFVDQKDNLQILQEDDPPSKVQYPQGVRIRRRTLVCPKDEAVQTEPIQKGLTATEIRSPRRPSSPEHSSGRVNADSRTALRRILGQECEMNRPTSICTEPKALHKNMNVESSLRLSVLKDLDGGHRVSVRPDPESVPRHSVYADIKPSPKILISTEVESNLRPSTRGDSEVGRRVTISPGGQLLHPAPQVASRAMSESPPKPTFVTPERSYKQHTQRLSESVYMSPGPSQKPSVHAELELTPRPLPPRSLPRYGPDSSWWTLLNPEVETPQSRPTTPDFDSESPPPPDPLLSFFEMDSSPFCEEMMFQREKASPSPPPAPATLPPLSLPKESLNQALLSEVPLAFKRTCKQPIERFSAFFVDVSEEMYTRVICWLKDEEGGPGDYSYRQVWGRERRQPEDQVLPGGHR; from the exons ATGGGATCTGCCCAGAGGAGCTCCATGTATCGGATGGTCAAGACCAATAAAGCTGGGTCCAAGGTAGCAGTTTCAGCACCAAAAGGGTCTGAGGATACCAACACAACTCCTCAGCGGGAACAAGGGTACATTCTTGCCTCGAGCTCACGACATGCTTCGGTCCAAATGAGCCCTTCACCACATCGAAGATCAGAAGCTGGGCATCTCACCACTCTCCATTCAACATCAGACTATCCTCGATCCAGCTCCCCTCAATCAGGGACTGGCCTTGCTGGAACACCCATCCCTCGAGGAAGTGAGACTCGATCAAAATCAGAAACATACCGCCATCCCTCTCCTCATCGAAAGGGCCATCAAAATCAGATAGCTTCCCATGGTGTCCAGATGCAGCGCAATGTTAGTCCATCCAGAGAGGAATCAACACGAAGAGGGGTTGAGAGCAAGCCAGGGCGTGACATGAGTAATCGCTACTCATTAATCCCAGATGCCAAATCCTCTCGCCGGTTGAGTTTTGTGGACCAGAAGGATAACTTACAAATCTTACAAGAAGATGACCCACCCTCCAAGGTCCAGTACCCACAAGGGGTCAGAATTCGCCGTAGGACTTTAGTTTGCCCAAAGGATGAAGCAGTACAAACTGAGCCCATCCAAAAGGGTTTGACGGCTACGGAGATCAGATCTCCAAGGAGACCCTCTAGCCCAGAACATAGCAGTGGCCGTGTCAATGCAGACTCTCGGACAGCCCTGAGAAGGATCCTTGGCCAGGAGTGTGAAATGAATCGTCCCACCTCAATCTGTACAGAACCCAAGGCTTTGCATAAGAATATGAATGTGGAATCATCCCTCAGACTCTCTGTCCTTAAGGATTTGGATGGTGGACACCGAGTTTCTGTACGTCCAGATCCCGAATCTGTCCCCAGGCATTCTGTCTATGCGGACATCAAGCCCTCCCCGAAGATCTTAATATCAACAGAAGTAGAGTCCAACCTGAGGCCCTCAACCCGAGGAGACAGCGAGGTTGGCCGTAGGGTAACCATCTCCCCAGGGGGACAGTTACTACACCCAGCACCCCAAGTGGCATCTCGAGCAATGTCTGAGAGCCCCCCCAAACCTACGTTTGTCACTCCAGAGCGCAGCTATAAGCAGCACACCCAAAGGCTTTCAGAAAGTGTCTACATGTCCCCAGGACCGTCCCAAAAGCCCTCTGTCCATGCAGAACTGGAACTGACCCCTCGGCCCTTACCCCCTCGGTCCTTACCTAGGTATGGGCCTGATTCCTCATGGTGGACCTTACTCAATCCTGAAGTTGAAACACCCCAAAGCCGGCCGACAACACCTGATTTTGATTCTgagtcccctcctcccccagatcCTTTATTGTCCTTTTTTGAAATGGACTCAAGTCCTTTCTGTGAGGAAATGATGttccagagagagaaggcaagtccatcaccaccaccagcaccagcaACACTGCCACCACTCTCATTACCAAAGGAGTCTCTAAATCAGGCACTGTTGAGCGAAGTGCCACTGGCCTTCAAGCGTACCTGCAAACAACCCATTGAAAGGTTTAGTGCTTTCTTCGTGG ATGTCTCTGAGGAAATGTACACTCGTGTCATCTGTTGGCTAAAAG ATGAGGAG GGGGGCCCTGGAGACTATAGCTACAGGCAGGTGTGGGGACGTGAGAGGCGACAGCCTGAAG atCAAGTGCTTCCTGGAGGACACCGATGA